TTGAATGAAACAaagcatgaaattcaaaacatggttcAAATTAATGAGGAGGAGGAACAAAAAGAAGTAGAGGATGAACAAGAAGAAatagatgaagaagaggaagaagcaggAGATGAAGAAGAGGAATTGCCAGGACATTATGGAGAAATCAATCTAAACATTGATTTAAACATTGGCGATAATGCTTCTAGACCACAACAAACTAGTCAGGATAAGcctgataatgaaagaattgttgcaaCTAAGTTAGCAAATCTAGCTGAGGCTGCTGAGAAAGTGAATCAggaagaacaacaaacaaaagttAAGGTAAGTGTGCATGTTCCACCTTCTTTTTCTTGGGGATCGATTGCTTTTGGATTATTGCAATTATTAGAAAATAACAAGGAAGAATGGAAAGGAGAAAAGGAGGTCTTATAAAGAAAACTGTAGGAAAAAGATGTAGTAATAAACAAGTTGGAGGATAGGATAGATGACTTAGCTAATCCGTTACCTCTGGATAATAGAATGTAGGCCTCCTCCAAGAGTATATTCTCTTTATTTACTCTATGAATTATATCTTCACAACCGTGCTATTCCATACACACCTCAATGGAACCCACTTTTTTCTATCGGAGATGTTCATCTTAGGGCATTTATGTCCTATATTCAAAATGAAAATATGAGGGATGAATAGGTTAG
The nucleotide sequence above comes from Cryptomeria japonica chromosome 11, Sugi_1.0, whole genome shotgun sequence. Encoded proteins:
- the LOC131061373 gene encoding uncharacterized protein LOC131061373 → MGNPAAKGESSSQKRKEMERPYVGKKPTRTSHTLKKKFEGKAATGERIEILSSKYDEEESPRENSPKVLSQFSSSSEEEKQEYKMSHSEEFSEEEEVNKNLGGNKELGGEKLNETKHEIQNMVQINEEEEQKEVEDEQEEIDEEEEEAGDEEEELPGHYGEINLNIDLNIGDNASRPQQTSQDKPDNERIVATKLANLAEAAEKVNQEEQQTKVKVSVHVPPSFSWGSIAFGLLQLLENNKEEWKGEKEVL